GCGCTCGACCGCGCCAAGCGCGCCGCGCTCGATCTCTATAGGCTGGTCGAGACCTATCTGTCCGCCCGCCCGGTGATGCGGGAGCCGGAGCACGCACGGCCGAGTCTCCGCGAGGCGGCGGCTTCGATCGCCTGAGGGACGCCGATGTTCACGCCATCCGGGCCGCGCGTTTCGATACTCATGTACCATCAGGTCGGCGTGTTCGCGCCGATGCGCGAACATCGCGCCAACTATTGCGACCATCGGCGCTTCGGCGCTCAGATGGATCTGCTCGCGCGTCTCGGCTATCGGGTGCTGGGTCTCGACGACGCCCTGGCCGGTCTGCGCGGTGAGCGTCCGCTACCGGCGCGTGCCCTGGTCCTGACCTTCGACGACGCCTACGACAACTTCGCCGAGTATGCCTGGCCGGTGCTGGAGCGGCATGGCTTTCCGGCGACCGTCTATGCCATCAGCGGCTGGCTCGGGCGACGCGCCGAGTGGTTCGCCAAGGATCCGGGGCGCCCGATCCCGACGCTGATGAGCGCCGGGCGTCTGCGCGAGCTGCACGCCGCCGGCATCACGATCGGCTCGCACAGCGTCGATCATCTCAAGCTCGGTACGCTCGATCCCGAGGCTCAACGCCGTCAGCTCGTCGACAGCCGCGCGGCGCTCGAAGACGTGCTCGGCGCGCCCGTGCGGCATCTCTGCTATCCCTTCGGCAGCTTCGACCGGACGACGGTCCATCTGGCCGGGGAGGCCGGCTACCGGAGCGCGACGACCTGTCTGCGCGGCGCGGCTGGCCCGGACGATCATCCGCTGGTACTGCCGCGCAAGGCGATCTCCTTCGGTGACGATCGGCTCGGCTATTGGTGGAAGCTCGCCGTCAAGCACGCGCCCAAGCCCGAGCTGGTCGAGTGGCGCCGACGTCTGGCCGGAGCGACGGCTTCGGGCTAGACTGCCAAGCCAATTATTTCCACCGCCCGGCCTCGATCGTGACCACTCCATCGACCTTCCCCGATTTCGCGCGTGCCCGAGTGCTGGTGGCCGGCGATCTGATGCTCGACCGCTACTGGACCGGCGCCACGCGCCGCATCTCGCCCGAGGCGCCGGTGCCCGTGGTGCATGTCGAGGGCGTCGAGGACCGACCCGGCGGTGCGGCCAATGTCGCGCTCAATCTGGCCATGCTCGGCGCGCGCGTGACGCTGGCCGGCGTGACCGGCGACGACGAGGCCGCCGCGATCCTCGAAACGCGCCTGAGCGGGCAGGGGATCGCCACCCGTTTCGAGCGCCGCGCCGGGGTGCCGACCATCACCAAGCTGCGCGTGCTCAGTCATCATCAGCAGCTCATCCGGCTGGACTTCGAGCGCTCGCTGGCGCCGAATGGTCCAGACCCGCTGCCGGCCTTGGTGTGGCCCGCACTGGCCGACTGTGATCTGCTGCTGCTCTCGGACTATGCCAAGGGCACGCTCGACGATCCGCAGCGGCTCATCGCGCTGGCCCGCGACCAGTGCAAGCCGGTCCTGATCGACCCCAAGGGCCGCGATTTCAGCCGCTACCGGGGCGCCACCCTGCTGACGCCGAACCGCGCCGAGCTGGAGGAGATCATCGGCGC
The sequence above is drawn from the Allochromatium vinosum DSM 180 genome and encodes:
- a CDS encoding polysaccharide deacetylase family protein; the encoded protein is MFTPSGPRVSILMYHQVGVFAPMREHRANYCDHRRFGAQMDLLARLGYRVLGLDDALAGLRGERPLPARALVLTFDDAYDNFAEYAWPVLERHGFPATVYAISGWLGRRAEWFAKDPGRPIPTLMSAGRLRELHAAGITIGSHSVDHLKLGTLDPEAQRRQLVDSRAALEDVLGAPVRHLCYPFGSFDRTTVHLAGEAGYRSATTCLRGAAGPDDHPLVLPRKAISFGDDRLGYWWKLAVKHAPKPELVEWRRRLAGATASG